The following DNA comes from Flavobacterium sp. N3904.
TTACATAGATTGCAAACGCCATCAAAGAGAATTATTTTTTTGTGCATTGCAGTCTTTGCGAGGTACGAAGCAATCTCACTATGTGTTTCCATTTTATTATTCAGTCATTATATTTTTAATATCTTCAAACAAATCTTTCCAAGTTGGATTAATTGAACGAATTAAATCATTTTTAGCTTTTCTTGAACCTGCCTTTATTTGTTTCTCTCTTGTTATTACATCTCCAATCAATTGAAATTGTTCATAATAAACTAATATATTTACATTATATCGAGCGGAAAACGAAGCAGGATATTTTTTCTCTTTATGTTCTAAAATTCTTTGTGGTAGATTTGAAGTAACACCAGTATAGTCAACTGTCTGATATTTATTAGTAATAATATAAACAAATCCTGGCTTCATGTTTTTTCAGATATTTTCGTTTGATCTGTTATTGAGTGGAACGAGGCAATCTTAGTTTGTATTTTTATATACAGTATTTGCTTATGCTAGTGTGGTTGCTTCGTTCCTCGCAATGACTTATTGTTGTCTATTAATATATTAAACTGAAATCTGCCAACTGAATACTATTTTTTTCCATGTTCAACAAATTCCAATTCATCCAAACTCACTTTTGACGTAAACACGCCATAATTTACAACAGCTTTATTTTTTTCAATTTTATCAATGCTTCCCACTGATTTTCCATCCAGCATACGCACGCGATCTCCAACTTTTAGAATGACATTGGGTTTTACAATTACAGGTTTTAATTTCTTCTCTTTCTTTTCTTTACGAATTTCCTCAACGACAACAGTAACTTCTTCAATAATTTTTTTTTTCTTCTGGATAATGGCTTTGGCCTCTTTGGGAGTGGCTTTTTTTCGTTTGGAGTTTTCTATTTCGATGATTTTCAAAAACTCGCCAATCAGGTCCTTCTTATTTTTATTGTTGAAATACTTTTCGGCAATATCCTCTATTTTTTGACCAATGTAAATCGTCTTTTGATTACTGTCATACAATTCCTGATAGCTTTCTAGTTTTTGTTTGATTTTGACATTGATATCTTCCATTTTCTTGCCTTCCTGACGCGCTTTGGTTTCTTCTTCTTTGAGCGTTTGAGAGGTTTTCTCCATTTTGGAACGTTCCTTTTGCAAGTTGGCAATTGTTTTATCAAAACGAACCTTTCCAACCTCAATTTTTTTCTTGGCTCGATTGATTAAGCTATAAGGTATTCCGTTTTTTAAGGCGACTTCAAAAGTAAAAGAGCTTCCTGCTTGTCCCAAAGCCAATTTGTACATCGGTTCTAATGACTTTTCGTCAAACAACATGTTGGCATTGGT
Coding sequences within:
- a CDS encoding GIY-YIG nuclease family protein, whose product is MKPGFVYIITNKYQTVDYTGVTSNLPQRILEHKEKKYPASFSARYNVNILVYYEQFQLIGDVITREKQIKAGSRKAKNDLIRSINPTWKDLFEDIKNIMTE